In Sulfitobacter sp. W027, a single window of DNA contains:
- a CDS encoding SH3 domain-containing protein, with the protein MKRFIFLTFGFMGWAFYEMSGGADFVPAGPQLAGSEAADSTLIASANAGTTSSSLVTAAAANAARKAESPITPFAQKAPARDDTATRVALNLTTLSDLPQANDAMVQKAVATPETRAGAKVVKAKTVNASASMVQNASYSVTTSSTPVVIPSLINSGDNSATYVSTTQADIRKVSGTRVNVRGGPGTNFGVVGKLGKGDAVEIIEDNGAGWVRFRSVDGAESGWMADFLLSNG; encoded by the coding sequence ATGAAACGGTTCATCTTTTTGACTTTTGGTTTCATGGGCTGGGCGTTTTATGAAATGAGCGGCGGGGCCGATTTCGTACCTGCAGGTCCACAGTTGGCAGGTTCCGAAGCTGCCGATTCGACGCTCATCGCCAGCGCCAATGCGGGCACAACTTCTTCCAGCTTGGTCACCGCCGCTGCCGCCAACGCAGCCCGCAAGGCCGAAAGCCCGATCACCCCCTTCGCACAGAAAGCCCCGGCGCGCGATGATACCGCAACCCGCGTGGCGCTGAACCTGACCACGTTGAGCGATCTGCCACAGGCCAATGATGCAATGGTGCAGAAAGCCGTGGCGACGCCGGAAACCCGGGCTGGCGCTAAGGTTGTAAAGGCGAAGACCGTCAATGCTTCCGCTTCGATGGTTCAGAATGCATCCTATTCAGTGACCACCTCTAGCACGCCCGTTGTCATTCCGAGCCTGATCAATTCCGGCGACAACAGCGCGACCTATGTGAGCACCACGCAGGCCGATATCCGGAAAGTGAGTGGCACACGGGTGAATGTGCGCGGCGGTCCAGGCACCAATTTTGGTGTGGTTGGCAAGTTAGGTAAAGGCGACGCCGTTGAGATCATCGAAGACAATGGTGCAGGTTGGGTGCGGTTCCGCAGCGTAGACGGTGCAGAATCCGGTTGGATGGCCGACTTCCTGCTCAGCAACGGCTAA
- a CDS encoding ferritin-like domain-containing protein → MTMNNLKDVYTDQLKDLYSACKQSLEATNALGRAAEDKELSEALIDGSNGIAKGMDVLKSICAKHDLDPDGEHCHGMEGLVKEAHKHVLEEDFGDSDTRDAMIITQYQRMVHYALAGYGCVVAFANRLGEDEDGAQLQEQLDHTYDGDRRMTEIATKGGVNADAA, encoded by the coding sequence ATGACTATGAATAACCTCAAAGACGTCTACACCGACCAGTTGAAAGACCTCTACTCCGCCTGCAAGCAATCTCTGGAAGCGACCAACGCACTTGGACGTGCGGCGGAAGACAAGGAGCTGTCGGAGGCATTGATCGATGGCAGCAATGGGATCGCCAAAGGCATGGATGTTTTAAAGTCCATCTGCGCCAAACATGACCTCGACCCAGATGGCGAACACTGCCACGGCATGGAGGGTCTCGTCAAAGAAGCCCATAAACACGTGCTGGAAGAAGACTTCGGCGACAGCGACACCCGCGACGCGATGATCATCACGCAGTATCAACGCATGGTACACTACGCATTGGCTGGATACGGCTGCGTGGTCGCGTTTGCCAACCGCCTAGGAGAGGATGAAGATGGCGCACAGTTGCAGGAGCAGCTTGACCATACTTATGATGGCGACCGGCGTATGACTGAGATCGCGACCAAAGGCGGCGTAAACGCAGACGCTGCGTAG
- a CDS encoding cytochrome P450: MTQPAPLPVRVPLVTEPVGLLGSLQMARRNVLSIIPKIATTQPMVSGKTGKRWHMVMDPGAIREILLDRLDDYPKSDVTKNLLRPAIGESLFIAEGAHWRWQRRAAAPVFSQRNVRNLAPVMTAAAIRAADRIAAAGPRAVNMLDEMVTTTFDVIGDVTFSGDGTFDRDKVHGAIDDYIAEAGKISLFDILGFPDWLPRPGRMMSGQALKQMKAMADSAIEARIARGHEGTPDLLDLLLEGVDPKTKRKMNTGELRDNLLTFIVAGHETTALTLAWSMYLMGFDQNIQDRARAEVQSVLQGRACSGEDVDQLPLIRMIVDEALRLYPAAGIISRTAQKHDTLCDREIRPGDTVMIPIYALGRNELLWDAPDAFRPERFADRKAIDRYAYLPFGDGPRICIGASFALQEAVIILATLLSRLKFTPVPGKDPEPVMILTLRPEGGVWMTAEPLS, from the coding sequence ATGACCCAACCAGCCCCCCTGCCCGTGCGCGTGCCCCTTGTTACGGAACCTGTTGGCCTGCTCGGCAGCCTACAAATGGCGCGGCGTAATGTGCTGAGCATCATCCCCAAGATCGCCACGACGCAACCCATGGTCTCGGGCAAGACCGGCAAGCGCTGGCATATGGTGATGGACCCCGGCGCAATCCGGGAGATTCTGCTCGACCGGTTAGACGATTACCCCAAGTCGGACGTGACCAAGAACCTGCTGCGCCCGGCTATCGGGGAATCGCTGTTTATCGCCGAAGGTGCGCATTGGCGCTGGCAGCGTCGCGCCGCAGCCCCGGTGTTTTCCCAGCGTAATGTGCGCAATCTTGCCCCGGTGATGACAGCCGCCGCCATCCGCGCGGCAGACCGGATCGCTGCCGCCGGGCCGCGCGCGGTAAATATGCTCGACGAGATGGTGACGACGACCTTTGACGTAATCGGCGACGTGACCTTTTCAGGCGACGGCACCTTTGACCGCGACAAGGTGCATGGTGCGATTGACGACTATATTGCCGAAGCTGGCAAAATCAGCCTGTTCGACATCTTGGGCTTTCCCGACTGGCTGCCGCGACCGGGGCGGATGATGTCGGGCCAAGCGTTAAAGCAGATGAAGGCCATGGCTGATAGCGCCATCGAGGCCCGCATTGCCCGTGGGCATGAAGGCACGCCTGATTTGCTGGACCTGCTGCTCGAAGGCGTCGACCCCAAGACAAAACGCAAGATGAACACCGGAGAGTTACGCGACAACCTGCTGACCTTCATCGTTGCGGGGCATGAGACAACTGCGCTGACGCTGGCGTGGTCGATGTACCTGATGGGGTTCGATCAAAACATCCAAGACCGCGCGCGGGCAGAGGTGCAATCGGTGCTACAGGGCCGCGCGTGCAGCGGGGAGGACGTGGATCAACTGCCCTTGATCCGCATGATCGTCGATGAGGCGCTGCGCCTCTACCCGGCTGCCGGCATCATCTCTCGCACGGCGCAAAAACACGATACGCTTTGTGACCGCGAGATACGCCCCGGCGATACGGTCATGATCCCGATCTATGCCCTTGGCCGCAACGAACTCCTGTGGGACGCGCCCGACGCCTTCCGGCCCGAGCGTTTTGCCGACCGCAAGGCGATTGACCGCTATGCCTATCTGCCCTTTGGGGACGGGCCGCGCATTTGCATCGGGGCAAGCTTCGCGCTGCAAGAGGCGGTGATTATCCTAGCCACGTTGCTGAGCCGTTTAAAATTCACCCCGGTTCCGGGCAAAGACCCTGAGCCGGTGATGATCCTGACTCTGCGGCCTGAAGGCGGTGTCTGGATGACGGCAGAGCCGCTCAGCTGA
- a CDS encoding DNA topoisomerase IV subunit A, translating to MSDITTPPELDPNDLSEPLRRALGERYLTYALSTIMHRALPDARDGLKPVHRRILFAMRELRLSSTGGFRKSAKISGDVMGNYHPHGDAAIYDAMARLAQDFNVRYPLVDGQGNFGNIDGDNPAASRYTEARMTAVAEAMLEGLNENAVDYRENYDGTLTEPVVLPAQFPNLLANGSSGIAVGMATNIPPHNIAELCDACIHLIKTPDARDETLLNYVPGPDFPTGGVIVEPAENIANAYRTGRGSFRLRCRWEVEDLGRGLWQIVVTEIPYQVQKSRLIEKIAELIQTKKIPILGDVRDESAEDLRMIIEPRSKNVDPAVLMGMLFRNSDLEVRFSLNMNVLIDGQTPKVCSLKEVLRAFLDHRREVLQRRSRHRMDKIDHRLEVLQGLITAFLNLNRVIEIIRYDDDPKAALMYEDWSRVHQDTLSRAMDEAAYVSPLAGVDVSKLAVIADSEAQATGVLAESGDTRAVPHSYAGRENGLSDVQAEAILNMRLRSLRRLEEDALVKERDALMSERAGLEDLLDNEELQWTTIADQLRETKKQFGKDWVIDGIKRGQRLTTFETAGEVEDVPIEAMIDREPITVVCSQMGWIRAMTGHIDLNRELKFKDGDGPRFIFHAETTDRLLVFGSNGRFYTVSAANLPGGRGMGEPLRLMVDLPNEVQIVSLFIHQPGRKLLVASSAGDGFIVPEDEVVAQTRSGKQVLNVRGEGVAALVCRAVSGDSVATVGENRKVLVFGLDELPEMGRGKGVRLQKYKDGGLSDATTFTREAGLSWQDPAGRTRTEVDLAEWTGKRASSGRMAPRGFPRDNKFN from the coding sequence ATGTCAGACATAACCACACCCCCAGAACTCGACCCGAATGACCTGTCCGAGCCGCTACGCCGCGCCTTAGGAGAGCGGTATCTGACCTATGCGTTGTCTACGATCATGCACCGCGCATTGCCGGACGCACGAGACGGGCTAAAGCCAGTCCACCGTCGGATTCTTTTTGCCATGCGCGAGCTGCGGCTGTCCTCGACGGGCGGTTTCCGCAAGTCGGCAAAGATTTCGGGCGATGTGATGGGTAACTACCACCCGCACGGCGATGCCGCGATCTATGACGCGATGGCGCGTTTGGCGCAGGATTTCAACGTGCGCTACCCGCTGGTCGACGGGCAGGGTAACTTCGGCAACATTGATGGCGATAACCCGGCGGCCTCGCGGTACACCGAAGCGCGGATGACCGCCGTGGCCGAGGCCATGCTGGAAGGGCTGAACGAGAACGCCGTCGATTACCGCGAGAACTATGACGGCACGCTGACCGAACCTGTGGTGCTGCCCGCGCAGTTTCCGAACCTGCTGGCCAATGGCTCTTCGGGCATCGCCGTGGGCATGGCCACCAACATCCCGCCGCATAACATCGCCGAGCTCTGCGACGCCTGTATCCATCTGATCAAGACGCCCGACGCCCGCGACGAGACGCTCTTGAACTATGTGCCCGGTCCCGATTTCCCCACCGGCGGGGTGATCGTCGAACCGGCCGAGAATATCGCCAATGCCTACCGCACCGGGCGCGGCTCTTTCCGTCTGCGCTGCCGTTGGGAGGTCGAGGATCTGGGCCGGGGTCTGTGGCAGATCGTGGTCACCGAGATTCCCTATCAGGTGCAAAAATCGCGGTTGATCGAAAAGATCGCCGAATTAATCCAGACCAAGAAGATCCCGATTCTCGGCGATGTGCGCGACGAATCCGCCGAAGACCTGCGGATGATCATCGAGCCGCGCTCGAAAAACGTCGATCCGGCGGTGCTGATGGGCATGCTGTTCCGCAACTCAGATCTTGAGGTGCGATTCTCGCTCAACATGAACGTGTTGATCGACGGGCAGACGCCCAAAGTCTGCTCGCTGAAAGAAGTGCTGCGCGCCTTCCTTGACCACCGGCGCGAGGTGCTTCAGCGCAGATCGCGGCACCGAATGGACAAGATCGACCACCGGCTGGAAGTCTTGCAGGGGCTTATCACCGCGTTCCTGAACCTAAACCGCGTGATCGAGATCATCCGCTATGACGATGACCCCAAAGCCGCCTTGATGTATGAGGATTGGAGCCGGGTGCATCAGGACACGCTCAGCCGTGCGATGGACGAGGCTGCCTATGTCTCCCCGCTGGCTGGTGTCGACGTGTCCAAGCTCGCGGTGATCGCAGATTCCGAGGCGCAGGCGACGGGTGTGTTGGCCGAGAGCGGCGACACCCGCGCCGTGCCGCATAGCTATGCGGGCCGCGAGAATGGTCTCTCTGATGTGCAGGCCGAAGCGATCCTGAACATGCGGCTGCGGTCTTTGCGGCGTTTGGAAGAAGACGCCTTGGTGAAAGAGCGCGATGCGCTGATGTCCGAACGTGCGGGGCTTGAAGACTTGCTCGACAATGAAGAACTGCAATGGACCACCATCGCAGATCAACTGCGCGAGACGAAAAAGCAGTTCGGCAAGGATTGGGTCATCGACGGCATCAAACGCGGGCAGCGACTGACCACTTTTGAGACCGCAGGCGAAGTCGAGGACGTGCCGATCGAGGCGATGATCGACCGTGAGCCGATCACCGTGGTGTGCAGCCAGATGGGCTGGATCCGGGCCATGACCGGCCATATCGATCTGAACCGTGAATTGAAGTTCAAAGACGGCGACGGCCCACGTTTCATCTTCCATGCGGAGACCACGGACCGTCTGCTGGTCTTTGGCTCGAACGGACGATTCTACACCGTTTCCGCCGCCAATCTGCCCGGTGGGCGTGGCATGGGCGAACCGCTGCGGCTAATGGTCGATCTGCCCAACGAAGTGCAGATCGTGTCGCTGTTCATTCATCAACCGGGGCGCAAGCTTCTGGTGGCCTCCAGCGCGGGCGATGGTTTCATCGTGCCCGAGGATGAGGTCGTGGCCCAAACCCGCAGCGGCAAGCAGGTACTGAACGTGCGCGGCGAAGGTGTCGCGGCGCTGGTCTGTCGTGCTGTCTCGGGGGATAGCGTTGCGACCGTGGGCGAGAACCGCAAGGTGCTGGTCTTTGGCCTTGATGAACTGCCCGAAATGGGCCGTGGCAAGGGCGTCCGGTTGCAAAAATACAAGGACGGCGGCCTGTCGGATGCCACCACCTTCACACGCGAAGCGGGCCTAAGCTGGCAAGACCCGGCAGGCCGCACGCGCACCGAGGTCGATCTTGCGGAATGGACCGGCAAGCGCGCCAGTTCGGGCCGTATGGCGCCCCGTGGCTTCCCACGCGACAATAAGTTTAACTGA
- a CDS encoding cob(I)yrinic acid a,c-diamide adenosyltransferase, whose translation MVVLNKIYTRTGDKGTTALGNGDRVAKHDARVEAYGTSDELNCFVGVARLEATGATDEALARIQNDLFDLGADLCRPDMEADRKAEYPPLRVTQEQVDRLEREIDVMNSELDPLRSFILPGGRALAAHLHVCRTVARRAERLAVLLSEQTTINPATVTYLNRLSDWFFVAARMANNAGKEDVLWVPGANR comes from the coding sequence ATGGTTGTACTGAACAAGATTTACACCCGCACAGGGGATAAGGGCACCACGGCGCTTGGAAATGGTGACCGTGTCGCCAAACATGATGCGCGGGTCGAAGCCTATGGCACTTCCGACGAATTAAATTGCTTTGTCGGCGTCGCACGGCTCGAAGCCACCGGCGCCACGGACGAAGCGCTGGCGCGCATTCAAAATGATCTCTTCGACCTCGGTGCCGACCTCTGCCGCCCCGATATGGAAGCAGATCGCAAGGCAGAATATCCGCCTTTGCGGGTCACCCAAGAGCAAGTTGACCGGCTTGAGCGCGAAATCGACGTGATGAATTCTGAGTTGGACCCGCTGCGCAGTTTCATCCTGCCCGGGGGCCGCGCGCTGGCAGCGCATTTGCATGTCTGCCGCACTGTGGCGCGCCGCGCCGAACGGCTGGCGGTGCTGCTGTCAGAACAGACCACGATCAACCCGGCAACGGTGACCTATCTCAACCGTCTCAGCGACTGGTTCTTCGTTGCCGCACGTATGGCCAACAACGCGGGCAAAGAAGACGTGCTTTGGGTGCCGGGGGCGAACCGCTGA
- a CDS encoding twin transmembrane helix small protein, giving the protein MPNDPFFVIVLISVVAVAVVLLMGLGGFATGGKFNKRNANKLMRWRIIAQFIAVLLILAYVYFRGGTI; this is encoded by the coding sequence ATGCCAAATGATCCGTTTTTCGTGATCGTCCTGATTTCCGTCGTTGCGGTCGCCGTCGTGCTCCTGATGGGGCTGGGCGGCTTTGCCACCGGGGGCAAGTTCAACAAACGCAACGCAAACAAGCTGATGCGCTGGCGGATCATCGCCCAGTTCATCGCAGTGCTGCTGATCCTTGCCTATGTCTATTTCCGAGGGGGAACGATCTGA
- the tuf gene encoding elongation factor Tu yields the protein MAKAKFERTKPHVNIGTIGHVDHGKTTLTAAITKYFGDFQAYDQIDGAPEEKARGITISTAHVEYETEARHYAHVDCPGHADYVKNMITGAAQMDGAILVVNAADGPMPQTREHILLGRQVGIPTMVVYMNKVDQVDDEELLELVEMEIRELLSSYEYPGDDIPVIPGSALAAMEGRDEEIGENSIRKLMEAVDTWIPTPERAVDQPFLMPVEDVFSISGRGTVVTGRVERGVINVGDEIEIVGIRDTKKTTCTGVEMFRKLLDRGEAGDNIGALLRGVERDGVERGQVLCKPGSVNPHTKFEAEAYILTKEEGGRHTPFFANYRPQFYFRTTDVTGTVQLAEGTEMVMPGDNVSFGVELIAPIAMENGLRFAIREGGRTVGAGVVSKITE from the coding sequence ATGGCAAAGGCAAAGTTTGAACGCACCAAACCGCACGTCAACATCGGCACAATCGGCCACGTTGACCACGGTAAAACCACGCTGACCGCGGCGATCACCAAGTATTTCGGTGACTTCCAAGCGTATGACCAGATCGACGGCGCGCCCGAAGAAAAGGCCCGCGGCATCACCATCTCGACCGCTCACGTTGAGTATGAGACCGAAGCACGTCACTACGCCCACGTCGACTGCCCCGGCCACGCTGACTATGTGAAGAACATGATCACCGGTGCCGCTCAGATGGACGGCGCGATCCTGGTTGTGAACGCCGCCGACGGCCCAATGCCCCAGACGCGCGAGCACATCCTGCTCGGCCGTCAGGTTGGCATCCCGACGATGGTTGTCTACATGAACAAAGTTGATCAGGTTGACGACGAAGAGCTGCTTGAGCTGGTTGAGATGGAAATCCGCGAGCTGCTGTCTTCCTATGAGTACCCCGGCGACGACATCCCCGTCATCCCCGGTTCCGCTCTGGCAGCCATGGAAGGCCGCGACGAAGAGATCGGCGAAAACTCCATCCGCAAGCTGATGGAAGCTGTCGACACATGGATCCCGACACCTGAGCGTGCCGTTGACCAGCCGTTCCTGATGCCCGTCGAAGACGTGTTCTCGATCTCCGGTCGTGGTACCGTTGTGACAGGTCGTGTTGAGCGCGGCGTGATCAACGTTGGCGACGAAATCGAGATCGTCGGCATCCGCGACACCAAAAAGACGACCTGCACAGGCGTTGAAATGTTCCGCAAGCTGCTGGACCGTGGTGAAGCTGGCGACAACATCGGCGCGCTGCTGCGTGGCGTTGAGCGTGACGGCGTTGAGCGCGGTCAGGTTCTCTGCAAGCCCGGTTCCGTGAACCCGCACACCAAGTTCGAAGCCGAAGCCTACATCCTCACCAAAGAGGAAGGTGGCCGTCACACGCCGTTCTTCGCGAACTACCGTCCGCAGTTCTACTTCCGTACAACTGACGTGACCGGCACCGTTCAGCTGGCAGAAGGCACCGAGATGGTTATGCCCGGCGACAACGTGTCCTTCGGCGTTGAGCTGATCGCACCGATCGCCATGGAAAACGGCCTGCGCTTCGCGATCCGCGAAGGTGGCCGTACGGTTGGCGCCGGCGTTGTGTCGAAGATCACTGAGTGA
- a CDS encoding SDR family NAD(P)-dependent oxidoreductase, translating to MSATRSILITGCSSGIGYAAAHGMRARGWQVFAACRQQADCDRLSAKGFDAPRIDYTDEASISSALAHVLEQTGGTLDAVFNNGAHATPGLVEDLPTEALREIFEANFFGWHSLTRAVIPVMRRQGHGRIVQCSSVLGMVAMPWRGAYNSTKFALEGLTDTLRLEMRGTGVKLILIEPGPVTSELRTKAIPRFERWIDWRNSPRAAEYESTMRPRLYDVSGKKDRFELLPEAVVEKLAHAVESPRPRPRYFVTTPTHIASVLRRILPTRALDWVTSR from the coding sequence ATGTCTGCGACCCGATCCATCCTCATCACAGGCTGTTCCAGTGGAATCGGCTATGCTGCTGCACATGGTATGCGCGCGCGGGGCTGGCAGGTCTTTGCCGCCTGCCGCCAGCAAGCCGATTGCGACCGCCTCAGCGCCAAAGGGTTTGACGCGCCCCGGATCGATTACACCGACGAGGCCAGCATTTCATCGGCGCTCGCACATGTGTTGGAGCAGACAGGCGGCACCTTGGATGCCGTCTTTAACAACGGTGCACATGCGACGCCCGGTTTGGTCGAAGACCTGCCCACCGAGGCCCTGCGCGAGATATTTGAAGCCAATTTCTTTGGCTGGCACAGCCTGACACGTGCGGTCATCCCGGTGATGCGCAGACAGGGACACGGGCGGATTGTGCAGTGCTCCTCGGTGCTTGGCATGGTCGCAATGCCGTGGCGGGGTGCGTATAACTCCACGAAATTTGCACTCGAAGGGCTGACAGATACCCTGCGGCTTGAGATGCGCGGCACCGGGGTTAAATTAATCCTTATTGAGCCCGGCCCCGTCACCTCCGAACTGCGGACCAAGGCGATCCCCCGCTTCGAGCGCTGGATTGATTGGAGAAACAGCCCCCGTGCAGCGGAATATGAAAGCACCATGCGCCCCCGGCTCTATGATGTCAGCGGCAAGAAGGACCGCTTTGAACTCCTCCCCGAGGCGGTGGTCGAAAAGCTGGCCCATGCCGTCGAGTCCCCCCGACCCCGCCCGCGCTATTTCGTCACAACCCCAACCCATATCGCCAGTGTTTTGCGGCGTATCCTGCCGACGCGCGCGTTGGATTGGGTGACCAGTCGTTGA